GAGGGGAGCCCAGGTGTTGTGATCCCCAAATGGCCAGTGGGCCCCAGCACTGCGCAGTCCAGGGGCCCCATCTCCTCCTGCCATGTTATGGCCCTGGCACTGGGAGTGGCTTCCAAGAAATGGAGAGCTGCCCCACACAGGGCAGGAGAGGCTGCCCCCCAACAAGAGGGGCTGTCATCTGAGGAGGGCCCGGAGGCTGCACAGGAAGGGACAAGGGGCGTGTCGCTGCCTCAGACCCGGGCTGCTTCCTCAGCTAGGACCCCCAGTCTGGAGATGCCCTCTGCTGACGGACAGCTGATGGGCCTCGGCCCCCGGGGCACTCACGGCGCACATGGTCATCACCACGTTGACAGACCCCGTGCCCGCCGTCACATACTGGATGTCACTGTCGTTCACCCCCGAGCTCCGGTAGATCTCGTCTGCGTAGTAGTAGATCTGGAAGGCAAGCCCAGAGGCTGGTGGGGTTGGCCCGGCCCCGGCCTGGACGCTGCCCGCTgcccctggcccccagctgcCCCCCTACCGCATTCACTCCCGACAGCTGCTGGCCAGCCATGAGGATGATGATGGAGATGACCTGCCACCGCAGGGACCTCAACTTGAACAGCTTTATCACGGAGATGAAGCCCTCGGCCTTCTCGGCCTCGTCCTCCTGTTGGATCTCCTCCATCTCGGCGTCCACCTCGTCCCACCCGCGCAGCCTCTGTAGCGCTAAGGGAGGAGGCCAGGGGGGGCCTGAGGCTGGGCCGCCACTTCCCCGGAGCAGAGATGCGGCGCTGctggccctttccctcctcccaccgGACAGCCTCACCTTTCCTGGCAGCTGGCTGGTCTTTCTTCCGAACCAGCAGGTACCTGGGGCTCTCGGGGAAgaagggcagcagcaggagctccATGACAGCTGGGATCCCGGTCACGGCGAGGAGGATGGGCCAGCCTTCGAGGAAGCCAGCGTCTCCCGTGAGGGCGGCTGCGATGCCGCCTGTCACAgagccccccacccagccctgatcagggctgctgcccaggcccTGAGGGGGCAGGGTCTTGGTCTTTCTcattccccacacccccagcccctaGGATGGTGCCTAACGCAAACACTTACAGAATGGACAGCGACACAGAGCCAGTGCCCACCTACCAGGTGGACAAATGAAAAACTGACActaccaagtgctggtgagaaagTGGGCAAATGGGAAGTCTCCACACTCTCGTTGTGTGGACACATGGCATCTTCAGAGGACAGTCTGGCAGGAGCTGGTGGTGCTGGACACCCTCCCCGCTCTGACCCAGCGGTCCTGctcaggcacgtgcctgggccaCCAGGCCGCCCGGACTAGAATGGTCAGAGCAGCCCTGATTACAGAGTAAAACCCAGAACAGTGCAGGTGCCGGGGATGGAAGAGCTGCGTAAACGGCGGCGTGTTCACAACGAGAATTCTACACTGCAGTGGAAACAAGCAAGACGCCAAGGAGCCTGTCTCGCAAACGCGGTGGTGGGCGCCATCAGCTACTCAGAGGGTCCCGCTGGGGCAAGTCCAGAAATGGGAGATGAACTCTGTCTTTGCAAAAGGGGGTGAAACCACAGGGCAAAGCAAGGAGGAGACGGCCATTAACATGGGCACAGCAGTGCCTTTTAGGGCGGGAAGGCCGTGACCAAGGGGCCACCACGGGCTTCCGGGGACTGGCGCGGTCCTAGCTCTGGACCTGGGTGGTGGTCACGCAGGCGCAGGGTTTCTGTCCGACTAAATGCCCATGTACGTTTTGTGCGTTCTTCCTTCTGTAGGCTTCATCTCACGGAGCCAACATTTCTGGGAGCGAGTAGTTCCTTCTAGGAGCTGTTCATGCCCCGACGCACCCCCCGGCCCCCCGGGCTTGCCGTTGGGGATGACCACGGACATCTCTCTGCTGGGTACTCATCAGTCAGCTCTTCACATGTGACCCCACTTCTCCATCCCAGCGATGTCTCGAGGCAGGTACCAGGACCAACCCCATTTTGCACGTGCAAacgctgaggcccagagggtgtAGGTCCCTTGCCCAAGAGCAGTTATTTGGGAGCAAAACTGAGATTTGAGCCCAGACATGTTGAACCCTGGGCCCTCTAAACCACGGGTTGTACGGACTTTCAGCCAAACTTAGGTGATGGCCGCCTGACAACCAGGGATTTACCATTGTCTCTTATTAAACAGATTCCAGCTACTGATGtggaagtgaaataaatgaagaacACCCACGTTTGGACATCATCTATTTCAAGTCATGTTTCAACCTCTGAACCTCCCCCCATCCCATGACCCCATCACTCTTGACCAAGAAAATGAGTGCCATGCCGGGTCAAGTTCAACGGCTGCCCTGCACAGGCAGGACCGTCCCTTCCTGACCTCAGCTCTGAACCCCGGGCCTTGCTCATCCTGCTTCACCACCTTCACAGCCCACAGCAAGAGCGCACTTACCTCCCACTGGGGCCACCGCCCCCACTCACCCCTACACTGAAACTCTTCTCAGAGGCCTTGACCTATCAGATCCAGACACCATATTTTAGTCCTGATCCCCTGACTCTGCACTGCGACTGCAGCTCCCTTTCTGACTCTATCCTCTTTGGGCCTGCCTcccgccctccctgcctcccgccctccctgcctccctctctccctgcctcgctctctccctgcctccctccctccctgcctccctccctccctgcctcgctctctccctgcctcccgccctccctgcctccctccctccccgccatcctctctccctgcctcccgccCTCCCTTGTTCTTTGAGCACCTATTCTGTGCCAGGGACCGTGCCGGGGAGTCCAAGGCGAAcaaggccaggccctgccctccgtGACCCTGGTCATGGATGGGGGACAACAAGCAGCCCACCACAACATTTACAGTGCCAGGAACACACAAAGAGCTCTCACACGTTCATaccccctgcccctgccgggAGCCCAGTCCTGCTCCCCGCAGGGGCAGGTCCTTCTGAGGCCCCTCCAGCACAGCACTTTGCAGACGCCAGGGTGGTCGCTCTGGGCCCTGTGGCTTGTTCCCCTGCCATCGACAGGAGATCAGAACCTAGCACCTTCACCCTGGTCCCCGCTTCCTCCGAAGGGGGCTGAAAGGTAGGAAAGAGCGGTGGTTAAACCTGGCCTGGACCTGAGCCAGGTGTCTGAATGAGACCTTGAACATGTTACCCAATCTCTCTATGCCTCAGGTtgcacatctgtaaaatgggtacaaCACCAGTGTGTGCTTCCCGGGTTGCTCAGGGGATTAATGGACTGATACAGAACATCTTGTGCCTGGCCCCCAAACAGCACTTTATACACGCTGACTGGTGTTATTAATGCTGATTTCCCTTTCAGAGGTTCCAGCCCAAGGACAAAGAATGGGGAGGTCACGCAAACATAATGACAGTTTTGAGTTACtgtgtacctactatgtgccaggctccgGGCTCTTAGGAAGGGGTGTGTGGCCCCAGAGGCAAGGTCTGGGTGGCCCTGTGActccctgcctggcccacagGGCTGGGTCGTGTGGAAGGGGATCACATGCAGCCCCCTGGCAGTGGCACTGCTGAGAGGTGGCGCCTGGAGGCCGTCAGCACAGAGTCCGGCTCGTTGCCACCGTAGCCCTGGCCTGCGTATGGACAGCCACCACGAGGCCAAGAGAAAGTCGGACAACGGCACTTCCTGCTCACTCAGAGCCACCTCACCGGTGTCCTAAGAGGGACCAAAAAAGGTCAGCCAATCCATCCCCACTAacgtgtgggggtggggcagtgtggGGGCCCGGAAGGACAGTCAGCTGATTCCAGGGGAAAGCCTGGCTCTCAGGAGTGtccagctgggcagagggagggctgggggcccGGAGGTGAGCTGAGCCTACCTTCCTCAGTTGCGAGGAGATTCCGAAGGCCAAAGATCTGGGCCACAAGGATGCCGATGGTGATGAAGAGCTGGGGGACCACCCCCAAAGCCCCTCTCAGGTTCTTGGGGGCCAGCTCCCCTAAGTACATGGGGACAACGTTGGAAGACAGACCTGGGAGGAAGGCGAAATAATAACATGGTCAGGAAACATGAGTCCGGCAGGGACAGGCCAGGCCTTCAAACAGACTTACTCTTACTCAGCGAGCACATCTGTTGGGATgaatctttctcaaaattaaacgGCCAAAGTAAGCAAACACCTCCTTTAATTTTTGGTCCTTTAAACTTTGAGGAAAGAGAATACAGTCCAACCAAAAAACGTCATAGACAGGTTCCTTTGTCTCCTGACTGGTGTCACCTGGGGACACCTGGCTTCAGGCCTGCCCCGCACACTGGCGGGTCCGAGAGAAGAAATGCTGGGTGTGGTCCAGACACTCCCCGCTCTCTTGCTCCTTGGGGGGATCCGACAATGAAAGGTCAAGGTCCCCTGCCCAGCAGCTTCACCTTCTGAGATAGGATATCACACAATAAACTGATGCATGGACACTGAAGCTGTATTTACCCTAAGCATTAAAACCTCTGTTGTGGACTAACTAACTGCTGGCTGGGATGTATGCAACGCCCGGGATACTTCGGAATCCCCAGGATTTACATGGCCACGTTTTCCCCACCTTACTGGCATCGGATGCCTTTAAGAACAGGCGGAATTAATTTTACAGGCTCTGAAGTTTTGGCACGTATATCCCATTTAATTCGCTCAGAGCCCAGCAAAAGGCTGGGAATCTCAGAGGAAGGTCAGGTGGGTCGTTACTAGCCCAGGCGAAGCTCAGGAAGAGGCAGGGTCTGAGAGCCAGGCTCCAGccagagggagggcgggaggagagagagtgggtgggagtggagggtaGAGCTGCTGGCAATGGAAGGAATTTGGTAACACCAAGGAGGGACTCGCAGCCCAGGTGGTCAGGCTTTGCAATTCCGCCTAAGGATGTCTCTGCTTAGTGTCTGAAAAGGGACATCACCGTCCATCAGTACTGATCCCTACCGATTTTCAGAGCAAAGAGGTGCCATCTCTAGAACGGCTCTTAGTTGTCTTGGGAGGAGGGCGCCTGCAGGCCCCATCCCCAAAAGGCTGGGGAGGGCTCTCCGGTCACCGCCCAGGCCCTGGTGACCACATCCTAATGCTAGGGCCTTCCAACCATGATGAAGACGGGCAATGAAGAGTGAGCCATCCGGCAACTTGTGAAGAGGTGGGACCCCCTACCTGTTGGTGGAAAACAATCTctattttgtcttaaaaatgaCTCCACGGGGTGACCCCCACCCACCTGTGCTGGGGAACTGGGGTCAGAGAAAGTGGCCTTTGTAGTTCCCATTCCCCCAGGGAAAGCACCCTGAGTTGCCAAGGAGCAGCTGGCTGCTGGGAGCCCTGGAAGTCCACGTGGCatttctctctcacccccttgGCCAGAGTGACGGTTTGTTTCCTTTGTCCGGTGAGTAAGGAGCTTGGTTTTACACTGCCCTGACTTTCTCCGGAGGTGTGGGACAGGATTCGCCACAGACAATTGATTCATCTGCTGTGTTCTCCAAGCAGGTCTGAGGACCCAGGGAGCTCCTGACACCTCCCCGGGGGTCTACAAGATCAAAACTACTTTCAGGACAGTCCTGAGATGCTCGTTGCAACCCCATTCTCTCATCGGCGCGAAAGTTCTCCTGAGCGCGGTGTTTTGGGGGCGACGTGCCACGCGGTATCGGGACCGGCAGAACCCAGGAGTAGGTTTGAGACCTGGCTGTCCTTTGtgaagccagacattaaagagtTTTGCAAAACGGTAAAGCAACACCCACGTTTCtcacaatttatttttgctttagaaaatagttattttcataAAGACATGTAATGGgcttattattactatttaaaaatttattaatatcttaattctaaggagggtggggagagagagagagaaacactgatttgctgttccactgatttatgcattcattggttgcttctggtgtgtgccctggctggggattcaACCCACAACCCTGGCTTATTAGGATGATActcgaaccaactgagctacaggGCCAGGgcttattattgctatttttaaatgaattaatatatttctttgttgCAATTCCCAATGTGGTGAATATTGATCGATAGAACCCACATGAGCAAAAGCTCTTGGGAGCCCTTAAAAATTTTAACAGCATAAAGGGGTCCTGAGGCCCAACAGGTTGAGAGCCGCCGCCGTAAAGTAACGCAAACTTAAGAACCAAGGCTAGGACTTTTAGCCGTGATCGATTACCCACCAGAGCTGAATGCTCCTCTGGGAGACCCGACTCTGCACTACTGGATGGTCAATGGGAAGGTGactgccctgggccctgctgaCAACTTCAGGAATCTTCGATTTCACATAAAGTGGAGCCCCGGCAGGAAAGAGtgaagggcaggggcagggccaggtgcCCTCGAGGCTCAGGCCAGGATAGCAGGGGCCTGTCCTGCTGCCCTCTGGGAAAGCCAGTCACAAGTGAAGTTTGCCAGGAGGCCGTAGTTCTGGCCCTGAGATGACCTCTTCTCGCTTCAGGTGTCttcttttcctctgcttctcccagcccctcaggTCCTCGTCACTTCCCCAACACCAGCCTCCCGCCCGTCTCCTCTATGGTCCGTTCCCTCAGCTCACGAGTCAGCTCACATCCAATCAGATAAGCCGTGTGTCCCTATCCCCACGTTTGGAAGGAGAAACTGAGCTATTGGGCAGTGTCAGAGCCGTGTGGAGCAGACAGGTGAGGTGCATGGCGGGGAGCATTCCAGAGCACACACTGTCGGGTGCCCCCCGGCAGGTGCACAGCCCCAGGAGCGACACCCCCTAACTCTACACCCAGGCACCTCGCTCACCTTGAGTGGCCTGGCAAATCCTGCCCACAAAAGAACGTGAACTTGAGGAAAGGCCACAGAAGGGCTTTCCCCAGCTCTCTTCAGTCTGAAGCAACTGTCCAGTTTTTCCTAACGGCCCGAGGATGAAGAACAGCCTGGGGCAGCCCAGCTCTCTGTGCAAGGTTTGCCAACCAGCTCCAGGGTCCGCCAGGGGAGAGGCCTCAGGCAGGTCCTCGCCCTGCTCAGCAGGTGGCTGTGGAGGAATAAGCGGAGCCCTGAGCAGCCCTCAGCAAACTTTAAATGCCCCTGTGAAAGTTGAGTGGTTGCTATCATTAACTCCTTCCCGTTAGAGGGACCCGCCCGTTAGGTGGTTTCTCAAGCTTTCTGGACCGTGACCCACAGTAAACCTGCAGAAATACGTTTCACATTGCAACTCGCGTATCACACTGCGCACAGATAAGTACCCGAAACCGAAGTGCCCAAAGACAGTCCTTCCTTTAGTgcatgtgactcagtggactctatttttaaaaagaaaatgctgctCACTAAATAGCTGCCATCACCCACCATCTGGTCCCGACCTGCTGTTCGGGAAGCACAGAGATAAAGGGCTGGACTGGAAGGACACCCTCGCCCCTGCGCGACCCTGACCCTGAGATTCTGTACTGCAGTCTTTCAGAGAGCAGCTTTCTTCACAGGACACATGGCAGGAAGACGTGCCTGCTGTCCGTACCAGAGACGGGCGCAGGGGCTCAAGCGTCACTCCAGACGGCAGCTGAGGGACAGCTGGAGCGTCTGTGCCTCAGAGACCCCACCCAGCCTGGTTTGGACCTCAGCGCCGCCCTCCCCCCGCCCACACCTGCAACTGCTCTCCACCCCAGCACGTGGCGCGGCGCAGCGGCGCTCACCTGCACATATGCCCACCAAAAATCTGGACACGATTATCATCTCAAAAGACTTGGCAACTTCGCTGCACCCCATTAAGATGGCGGGCACGATGGAGAAGACGTTGTTCAGCAGCAAGGTCCCTTTCCTGCAGGACAAAACGTCAGCCAGCTTGGTCTGAGGATCCACACGACCCCGTAACAAACGCTCACCCAGTGTTCCCTCGGTGACGGTAGCATGCAGGGCCCGGGACACAGTTCAAGTTTGCTGCAGTCTCAGGCTAACAGGATTTTGGTGTGATCTGCAAACCCGAACTGGGAGAGAACGTTGGGAGAAAGTGTGGGCCGACCTCACGTACCAACATAGAGGCGGAAGTCCTCCGTGAAACGGCAGCAGATTGAGTTCTACAGAACATACAAAACCCTTGCAGTGTTAAAACACCACACTAAAGACTATACTGGGGAAAAACATAAGATTATCAACTGAAGCTACAAAAGAAGTCAATAAAATTtgatgtccatttaaaaaaaaatcttaaaaactattAATAGAACTTATGGAAGCTGATAAAGGTGACAACTCCTAAAAACCTGCCATAACGCCAAAGCAATGCCAAATGGAATCTGGTTTTCAGGGGTTTTgataaactgatttaaaaattaacacagaaGTGCGAAAAGAACATAAATAACTAAGATAAATGTAAAACAGTAGACTTTTCACATGGAAAAAATTAGCTTTTTCTCATCTCCCACCACATACAAGGTAAAATTCCAGCTCTATCTGGGAAAAGcaaaattgttaaattatttcCTAAATCAGAGACTACTATGCTTTTGACTCCAGGAAGGAAAGGCCGTCTGATGACACAAAAAGCAAACGCTCAAAATCAGAGTTAAAATTGACCACTGGAACAATACAaagtttacattaaaaagataccACTATACGTATGACTGAAAAACAAGCAGAAGGCTGAGGAGATGTTTGCCACCAACACACAGCACGGTGGTGGCTCGCACTGCTCCGAGGCGGAATTTCCTCCTGGCTGTGTGATCTCTTTGGTGCCTAGGTGCTTCCTTTTAGTGTCTTTGAAAAGGGGGCGGGGCTTTTGTAAGGAGGAGGGGAATGAATCACCCTACAAGCACTCAGaagagagcctggcacagaggaacCCAGCAACAAAGGTTAGTTGTTGCTGTTGCTGAAGTTGTGTTCTGTTGTTGTTAATTTTACCGAAACCAAAACCaagttctctcctcttttttagTCTTTGGAAGAGTCAAACACCAGACGAGGTGGGCCAGAGGCCAGTCCCAAGGCAGGTCACAGCAGGGTGTTCTTGAACTCTGCCTCCTAAACCAACATAGACTAACTTCTTGGTTCTTTCACCTGGAGACTTAAGTCATATGCAAAACTTGGTCCAGGTTAAGTTCCTGTGAAAGTTCAAAACCGGCTGGGATTACCAGGCACCTCCCTGTGACACCCTGGGTCCCAGGGGGACTCTCACTGTGAGCGTGGTGAATGTCAAGGGCAGAGCTTATATCTGTGCCCCTAATTCTAGAAGCATTGGACATTCTCTACTTGATTTCAGAAAAGGTCCTTAAGTCATCCCACGCCCCCGTGTCAATTCCGCGGGTGTCAGAGACCAGGCTTGTTATAAACAGCATTCAAGAGCCCCTgtccttgccctgaccagtgtggctccatgggttgggcaccatcccgcaaagcaaaaggtcgctggttcgatttcctgtcagggcacttgcctgggttaggggccaggtccctggttgggggcgtgcaagaggcaaccaattggtattTCTCACGTTGatgattctctctttctcccgtcattcccctctctcttaaataaatataaaatctttaaaaaaatagagctcCTCCCTTCAACCTGTCTGAGACTAGGAACACATGACCTCTGGTTTGGGGTCTAAGCCCCCAAGGTCTTCCTGCGAGGTCGGTATCGGGGGCTGGCCACAGTCAGGCCTGCAGGACCCTTTCCCCTGAGTGAAGGACTTGCGGTTTGGCCCACAAGTGGAGCTGACAGTTTCTTGTTCAACTGTCTGCTTGGGAATGTGATGAATGCAATTTAACTGTTCCTGGTTTTCTTAACGATTTGGAAGTGCCAGATCTTCCAAGCACTCCGCTTTTTCTGCGTCCACCCGAGGGCCTGGGACCTGCCACCTATACTTCTAGCCCAAAGGCCTAGCGTAGGTCCCCAAACCCTTGGTCAATGTCTGGCCTTAAGGCTGCATTAGAAAACAGTTCATCTTGGCGATATCGCCTAGTGTTACAATAAGGATTTCCGCTTCCGGCCTATGTTTTAAACTCTGATGGGGTCTAGACGGGGTCTAGAATTTGCGGAGTCGAAAATTCACTTTCTCTTACCTGCCAAGTTTGTTCACCAAGGGGCCGACCATGAGGGATCCGATGAAGCCTCCAAAGGGGAACATGGACACAGAAATGGACCACAGAAAGGTCAAGGAAAAGTCGCTCAGGTACTCACTGCTTCTATCATAGTAGGTCTCGTTATAAAATTCTTTCATGAACTGGAGAACAGAGCAAAACAGAACACCAAAACAACATGGCCTGGTTTCGAGGAAAGAGCAGCGTGCGCCGTGGGGCCCACAGTGGGGCAGCTGGGCGCACAGATACCCGCGTCAAGTCCAAGAAAGGTCTTGGCGGCGATTAGCGGGGGCGCCCTGGGGCGGGCCTTGAGGCCTCTGGTAGGCAACCTGCCAGGACGTTTTGAACACCAGAAAGGACTGACTCCCCTCTTCCCATCTGTGGGGGGACCCCTGCCCCCTGGGCTCCTCCATACATTGCAAGATTGTAACAGCTCTCTGTGTGTCCAGCCAGGACCTGGTTCATCCCCGTGGCCCTGTGCCTGCCACTCCCCTGGGGCCTGTGCTGTGTCTTGTGGGTGTTCCCCTGTCCCTTTGCTAGAGGACCCATCATGTGCCCTCCCCATGCGCTGTCCCACCCTGGTGGCCACCCCCTGGGGCCCTGCCCactccaaacccacctccctgttTCGTGAGGACCAAGCCTCACTCACCGCATCAACTTACCTCGGCAGGGGAGTTAATCGAGGCCACATTGTACCCGTACTGGAAGGACGACCCAAAGGCAGAGATCAGCGTGGCCAGGGCAAGCACGAGCGTCAGCCTCTGCGTGGGGAGAGGCCGAGGCgcagtcaggaggcagagggcccccATTCACGGCACCGTCTCGTGGAAGACGGTGTGGAACCTGAAGACCTTAGTCCCTCATGGGCTCCCTGTCTCACAAGCTGCCTCTACCCCCCGGGGTGAGGACAGGCTTTCTCAAAGGCAGCACTGGGGTGGGTAATTCTGTCACAGAGGCTGGGGGGCTGTCCTGTAAGCATTGTAGGAATACCCCTCCCCTACCTGCGACAACCCatatgtctccagacattgctaaatgtcccccaccccccagtgctgAGAACTGATGGGTCAGAAAGACACAGGGGAACCTACTCTAACACCCCGTCTAGTGTCTGGATCGTTCCTGCTGGGGTTGCTTGCCAACTGCAGCGAACGCTCTCAAGCACCCCCTGAGACACAGACTCCCTCAAAATCAAAGAGGGAAAGTGCAGACCATTCGAATTATTTTGGGTCACTGATTAATTTCCTTAGCCTGGGACTCACGCTGTAACAGGCAGCAGGGACAGTGAGAAACTGTAAGTATAGACTTCTGGGGACCCTTAACCGCACACATTCTGTGATAACACCCCCCCCGCCCTGCGCTTTGACACATGAGGAAAATGAACTCTCATTTAAGACAATCCCTCGTGACTAgcgggagaaaaataaaagtggaaaaatcTTCACTCTTAGAATCTATAGGTCTCATTTTGAATTTGCCCACTGCTATCTTCTACCTTAATTTCTATgatcttcagtttcctcctctttaaaatggggggtcctggttggtgtggctcagtggactgagtgccagcctgagaaccaaaaggtcccaagtctgattcctagtcagggcacgtgcctgggttctgggccaagtccccggttgggggcgtgcaagaggcaaccaatcgatgacATGCAACCAacccatgtatctcttgcacactgatgtttctctccctccttttccctctctctaaacataaataaataaattaaatattgaagatgggggTGATCACCCTCCTCCCAGAGTTATTGCAAGGACGAATTATAAAGGCCTCCAGCTGTAGAGAAAACCCGCTGACTGGGCTGCGCCTGGACCCGAGGGTCAGAATCCACCATTCCAGCACTT
This DNA window, taken from Desmodus rotundus isolate HL8 chromosome 3, HLdesRot8A.1, whole genome shotgun sequence, encodes the following:
- the LOC112299546 gene encoding solute carrier family 2, facilitated glucose transporter member 5-like, which codes for MEQPLEIKKEGRLTLVLALATLISAFGSSFQYGYNVASINSPAEFMKEFYNETYYDRSSEYLSDFSLTFLWSISVSMFPFGGFIGSLMVGPLVNKLGRKGTLLLNNVFSIVPAILMGCSEVAKSFEMIIVSRFLVGICAGLSSNVVPMYLGELAPKNLRGALGVVPQLFITIGILVAQIFGLRNLLATEEGWPILLAVTGIPAVMELLLLPFFPESPRYLLVRKKDQPAARKALQRLRGWDEVDAEMEEIQQEDEAEKAEGFISVIKLFKLRSLRWQVISIIILMAGQQLSGVNAIYYYADEIYRSSGVNDSDIQYVTAGTGSVNVVMTMCAVVVVELLGRRFLLLLGFSTCFTACCVLTVALVLQDTVSWMPYLSITCVIVYVIGHALGPSPIPALLITEIFLQSSRPSAFMVGGSVHWLSNFTVGLLFPFIQGGLGAYSFIIFAGICLLTTIYTFLVIPETKAKTFMEINQIFAKKNKVSEVHPEKEELKDLPPSTLEE